One Sus scrofa isolate TJ Tabasco breed Duroc chromosome 1, Sscrofa11.1, whole genome shotgun sequence DNA segment encodes these proteins:
- the MPC1 gene encoding mitochondrial pyruvate carrier 1 isoform X1, with product MAGALVRKAADYVRSKDFRDYLMRTHFWGPVANWGLPIAAINDMKKSPEIISGRMTFALCCYSLTFMRFAYKVQPRNWLLFACHATNEVAQLIQGGRLIRHEMSKKASA from the exons ATGGCGGGTGCGCTGGTGCGAAAGGCGGCGGACTATGTCCGGAGCAAGGACTTCCGCGACTACCTCATGAG GACG CACTTCTGGGGCCCGGTTGCCAACTGGGGTCTTCCCATCGCCGCCATCAACGACATGAAGAAGTCCCCCGAGATCATCAGCGGGCGGATGACGTTCG CCCTCTGCTGTTACTCCCTGACCTTCATGAGATTTGCCTACAAGGTCCAGCCTCGGAACTGGCTCCTGTTCGCCTGCCACGCCACAAACGAAGTGGCCCAGCTCATCCAGGGCGGCCGGCTCATCCGGCACGA GATGAGTAAAAAGGCATCCGCATGA
- the MPC1 gene encoding mitochondrial pyruvate carrier 1, with the protein MAGALVRKAADYVRSKDFRDYLMSTHFWGPVANWGLPIAAINDMKKSPEIISGRMTFALCCYSLTFMRFAYKVQPRNWLLFACHATNEVAQLIQGGRLIRHEMSKKASA; encoded by the exons ATGGCGGGTGCGCTGGTGCGAAAGGCGGCGGACTATGTCCGGAGCAAGGACTTCCGCGACTACCTCATGAG TACG CACTTCTGGGGCCCGGTTGCCAACTGGGGTCTTCCCATCGCCGCCATCAACGACATGAAGAAGTCCCCCGAGATCATCAGCGGGCGGATGACGTTCG CCCTCTGCTGTTACTCCCTGACCTTCATGAGATTTGCCTACAAGGTCCAGCCTCGGAACTGGCTCCTGTTCGCCTGCCACGCCACAAACGAAGTGGCCCAGCTCATCCAGGGCGGCCGGCTCATCCGGCACGA GATGAGTAAAAAGGCATCCGCATGA
- the MPC1 gene encoding mitochondrial pyruvate carrier 1 isoform X2, protein MAGALVRKAADYVRSKDFRDYLMRLSHIFSPDRVVDATPGLLWPRWHTRHQPRGDGLGAPPVAPAPRSARDTALCRTSALADACPTAQTEPALPTGK, encoded by the exons ATGGCGGGTGCGCTGGTGCGAAAGGCGGCGGACTATGTCCGGAGCAAGGACTTCCGCGACTACCTCATGAG GCTTTCGCACATTTTCTCCCCTGACAGAGTTGTGGACGCCACGCCTGGCCTGCTCTGGCCGAGGTGGCACACCCGCCACCAGCCTCGCGGTGACGGGCTCGGGGCGCCTCCAGTGGCCCCGGCTCCCCGGTCGGCTCGGGACACTGCCCTCTGCAGGACCAGTGCCCTGGCTGATGCGTGTCCAACGGCACAGACCGAACCTGCCCTTCCAACAGGGAAGTGA
- the MPC1 gene encoding mitochondrial pyruvate carrier 1 isoform X3, with the protein MKKSPEIISGRMTFALCCYSLTFMRFAYKVQPRNWLLFACHATNEVAQLIQGGRLIRHEMSKKASA; encoded by the exons ATGAAGAAGTCCCCCGAGATCATCAGCGGGCGGATGACGTTCG CCCTCTGCTGTTACTCCCTGACCTTCATGAGATTTGCCTACAAGGTCCAGCCTCGGAACTGGCTCCTGTTCGCCTGCCACGCCACAAACGAAGTGGCCCAGCTCATCCAGGGCGGCCGGCTCATCCGGCACGA GATGAGTAAAAAGGCATCCGCATGA